Proteins from a genomic interval of Crassostrea angulata isolate pt1a10 chromosome 7, ASM2561291v2, whole genome shotgun sequence:
- the LOC128155825 gene encoding voltage-dependent R-type calcium channel subunit alpha-1E-like has translation MDNKTGERHPNHERTPSNRSRGLRKNRIRFTEVVTMLRDKQKLQEQAPTVWDRSLFIFKRKNWIRRVATYITDSKFFEIFMILTIIANCIVLALEEHLPNNDENAMTQKLMKSEIFFLAIYFTEAVLKITSKGFFFGKGAYLKDNWNKLDLFVVVAGFVEYFMSNLINNVDLTLLRMARVFRALKLISGIPHMKLVATTILRSVSSLLPVLFLVNLSVLIFAILGMDYYMGAFNRACFESEQMFCNRERACRYEMADERPCQTDTDGSGYHCSGNTTCRRYWKGPNDGITSFNNIGLALLTVFQCLTMEGWTDVYYLANDAKGVWLNWLYFVPLVMFCAFFMMNLVLGILKGVFTREREKMQLEKEIAMNDGVMNKTAIRNYFQWINKGEKSIYEESRSEAEDAGKDCDPGMIRVLYLRRAVESKAFFWGSMACVAANTLIAATEHYNQPQWLTDTQCILEIFFVVLFGIEVLMRIIAQGYRQYFFSKMNVFDLLVLMASVVELIIRSGVGNHGLKCSVFRALRLLRVFEKTRYKRNIDILVQVMIDSKSSVLSLLFLLFLFLFLTAVIGMQLFGGRFNFIEGRPAAHFDTFPKAILTVFQIVTGEDWNSVMYNGIQAYGGIDGIGVSVALFFVVVVLFGNYTLLNVFFAIAVDSLAEAKDREDESMSKPQIDRREHGQNSVKSCITLKVACLNPDRSLFLLNKTNRFRMRVSKAVNHRHFETLVMACIVLSSITLAAEDPTTGQNSLRNQILYWVDLVFAVIFTLEMVLKIIDMGLLLHKGSYLRNGWNCMDCVIVVASLVSLSIRNPGVSSIKIFRILRVLRIFRTINKCPGLKSACVMFIKSIKSVGPLLFIYVLMQVIFAIMAVQLLQGKLFYCNDSTKLTRDQCRGQYIDYTKYQMGKLEVLDREWRRRDFHFDDVFEAMTTLFVITTGEGWPDIFDSAVSSAGVDQGPSQSEDKLIAIFFVVYIVIAPFFFLNVFIAMITVAFQSEDVNKKKRSGLTQRQENCILYVIRAEPDHSRFIPKDASWIRQKLWRVVISDRFENLILLLVVLNTICLGMEYEDQPPTYSTALWYSNLAFVIIFFVEAALKIFVLRKNYISDNWNKIDFVIVVGSIIDVVLDLLKIQGINFRVFRAARAAKILKKFTSLRFLLWSFYLSMKSLPYVFFLNILSFYVFAVLGMQMFGNIKLDEDTAITRYNNFGNILTSLLVLFRCATGENWQTVMLACSGSRPCEGDNSDTSCGSAFATLYFIVFICLSAFLMMNLFEAVIVNNFDYLHADPAHLGPQHLHAFTDMWHKYANFQDPMTLEVRHLKDFMKSMNPPLGFGNKCPRRQLHNNFMKMNLTLMRKEINGHETLYVNFVEVLFGLVRLALGLNTGEWKDNAYLRGIIEEQMKVEKTRLDLMIPETAAGIGLREYTCIQIWREALSKKKQQPADDNPMQKIIGFGKSIEKRISKGLRASKRNRAAASTTSSSDIETKL, from the exons ATGGACAACAAAACAGGAGAGCGTCATCCTAACCATGAGCGGACACCTTCTAATCGATCACGTGGTCTTAGAAAAAACCGCATCAGATTCACCGAGGTCGTCACGATGCTGAGGGACAAACAGAAGCTGCAGGAGCAGGCACCGACTGTGTGGGATCGATCCCTGTTCATATTCAAGAGGAAGAACTGGATTCGAAGAGTGGCCACCTACATTACAGATAGTAAAT tttttgaaattttcatgaTCCTCACCATAATAGCGAATTGTATTGTGCTTGCACTGGAAGAACATTTGCCGAACAACGACGAAAATGCAATGACACAAAAACTG ATGAAATCAGAAATCTTCTTTTTGGCAATATACTTTACTGAAGCTGTCCTGAAAATCACATCCAAGGGATTTTTCTTCGGAAAAGGCGCATATTTAAAAGACAACTGGAACAAACTGGACTTGTTTGTCGTTGTAGCGGG GTTCGTTGAGTATTTCATGAGTAATCTCATCAATAATGTCGACCTCACACTTCTAAGAATGGCAAGAGTGTTCCGGGCGCTCAAGCTGATATCTGGAATCCCAC acATGAAGTTGGTTGCAACGACCATCCTGCGATCGGTCTCTAGTCTGTTACCGGTCCTATTTTTAGTCAACCTCTCCGTGTTGATTTTTGCGATTCTCGGCATGGATTACTACATGGGGGCATTCAACAGGGCTTGTTTTGAATCTGAACAAATGTTCTGTAATAGAG AAAGGGCATGCCGCTACGAGATGGCGGACGAACGACCGTGTCAGACGGATACAGACGGAAGTGGTTACCACTGCTCAGGAAACACCACTTGTAGACGGTACTGGAAGGGACCAAACGATGGAATCACCAGCTTTAACAACATTGGTTTGGCCTTACTGACGGTGTTCCAATGTCTAACCATGGAAGGATGGACAGACGTCTATTACTTG GCTAACGACGCTAAAGGAGTTTGGTTGAACTGGCTTTACTTTGTCCCTCTTGTGATGTTCTGTGCGTTTTTTATGATGAACCTCGTTCTTGGGATTCTCAAAGG GGTTTTCACTAGAGAACGAGAAAAGATGCAACTAGAAAAAGAGATAGCAATGAATGACGGTGTTATGAATAAGACTGCGATTCGAAACTACTTCCAGTGGATTAACAAAGGAG AAAAAAGTATCTACGAGGAAAGTCGCTCAGAAGCTGAAGATGCAGGAAAAG ATTGTGACCCGGGAATGATAAG agttttgtATCTAAGAAGAGCGGTGGAATCAAAAGCATTCTTTTGGGGCTCAATGGCGTGTGTGGCAGCCAACACATTAATTGCTGCAACTGAACATTACAACCAACCACAATGGCTTACTGATACTCAGT gcatTCTTGAAATATTCTTTGTGGTATTGTTTGGCATTGAAGTCTTGATGAGGATAATTGCACAAGGATATCGACAatacttcttttcaaaaatgaatgtttttgatttattg gtTTTGATGGCAAGCGTTGTTGAGCTGATCATACGCTCTGGGGTAGGCAATCATGGACTTAAGTGTAGTGTCTTCAGAGCCCTAAGATTGCTGCGAGTGTTCGAAAAAACAAG GTACAAGCGTAATATAGACATCCTAGTCCAGGTGATGATTGACAGTAAATCTTCCGTACTGAGTTTGCTTTTTCTGTTGTTTCTCTTCCTCTTTTTGACCGCTGTTATTGGGATGCAACTCTTTGGCGGACG ATTTAACTTTATAGAGGGCAGACCCGCAGCTCATTTTGATACTTTCCCTAAGGCTATACTGACCGTGTTTCAG ATTGTGACTGGGGAAGACTGGAACTCGGTGATGTACAACGGAATCCAAGCTTATGGAGGAATTGACGGGATCGGTGTATCGGTCGCCCTCTTCTTCGTAGTTGTTGTTCTTTTTGGGAACT ACAcccttttaaatgttttcttcgCTATCGCCGTGGACAGTCTGGCTGAAGCTAAGGATCGTGAAGATGAATCAATG tcTAAACCTCAGATAGACCGTAGGGAGCATGGACAAAATTCAGTTAAAAG TTGTATTACTCTTAAAGTGGCATGCTTGAATCCCGACAGATCTCTTTTCCTTTTGAACAAAACGAACAG GTTTCGAATGCGTGTGAGCAAGGCTGTTAACCACAGACACTTCGAGACACTCGTGATGGCTTGTATTGTGCTGAGTAGTATCACCCTGGCGGCAGAAGATCCTACAACGGGACAAAACTCCTTGCGTAACCAAATATTATATTGGGTGGACCTTGTATTTGCTGTTATATTCACATTGGAAATGGTGCTAAAA ATCATTGATATGGGTCTCTTGTTGCATAAAGGATCTTATTTAAGAAATGGTTGGAACTGTATGGATTGTGTCATAGTCGTTGCATCTTTAGTGTCCTTGTCAATCAG AAATCCAGGTGTTAGCtccataaagatatttagaatCCTTCGAGTGTTACGGATTTTTAGAACAATCAACAAATGTCCTGGATTGAAG TCGGCTTGTGTGATGTTCATAAAGTCTATTAAGAGTGTAGGACCGTTGCTTTTCATCTACGTTTTGATGCAAGTGATATTTGCCATCATGGCAGTGCAGTTATTACAGGGAAAACTTTTTTACTGCAACGATTCTACTAAACTCACCCGAGATCAGTGCAG AGGCCAATATATTGACTATACTAAATATCAAATGGGGAAGCTAGAGGTATTAGACCGAGAATGGCGACGACGTGATTTCCACTTCGACGATGTATTTGAAGCCATGACAACCCTCTTTGTTATCACGACCGGAGAAGGATGGCCGGA TATTTTTGACTCTGCTGTATCAAGCGCAGGTGTTGACCAAGGACCAAGCCAGAGCGAAGACAAGCTGATCGCTATCTTTTTCGTTGTGTATATAGTGATTGCACCTTTCTTCTTCCTTAATGTCTTCATTGCAATGATCACTGTGGCATTTCAATCAGAGGAcgtgaataaaaagaaaaggagTGGTTTAACACAACGCCAG GAAAATTGCATTCTGTACGTCATCCGTGCGGAACCAGATCATTCACGATTCATTCCAAAGGATGCCTCATGGATTCGACAGAAATTATGGAGGGTCGTCATATCCGATCGCTTTGAAAACTTGATTTTACTTTTGGTCGTTCTAAATACAATTTGTTTAGGAATGGAG TATGAGGACCAACCCCCCACTTACTCGACAGCTTTATGGTATTCCAACCTGGCATTTGttatcatattttttgttgAGGCGGCattgaaaatttttgttttgcgtAAG aattacatcTCAGATAATTGGAACAAAATAGACTTCGTTATTGTGGTTGGCAGTATCATTGATGTTGTCCTAGATCTATTAAAG ATTCAGGGCATCAACTTTCGAGTGTTCCGGGCGGCTCGAGCAGCAAAAATCTTAAAGAAGTTCACGTCCTTAAGGTTTCTGTTGTGGAGCTTTTATCTATCAATGAAG tCTCTACCATACGtgttttttctaaacattctgTCGTTCTATGTGTTCGCAGTTCTTGGAATGCAG ATGTTTGGAAATATAAAACTGGATGAAGATACCGCCATTACTCGATACAACAACTTTGGCAACATATTAACGTCACTGCTGGTTTTATTTAG GTGCGCCACGGGAGAAAACTGGCAAACGGTTATGTTGGCTTGTTCTGGTAGCCGGCCCTGTGAGGGAGATAACTCGGACACGTCATGTGGCTCTGCCTTCGCGACTCTTTACTTCATTGTGTTCATTTGTCTGTCTGCATTTTTG ATGATGAATCTATTCGAGGCAGtcattgtaaacaatttcgaTTATCTGCACGCTGACCCTGCTCACTTGGGACCGCAGCATCTGCACGCTTTCACGGATATGTGGCATAAGTATGCCAATTTTCAAGACCC AATGACACTGGAAGTACGccatttaaaagattttatgaAGTCTATGAATCCTCCACTTGGTTTTGGAAATAAATGTCCGCGCAGACAATTGCATAACAATTTCATGAAGATGAATTTAACTCTAATGAGAAAAGAAATAAATGGTCACGAAACCCTGTATGTCAATTTTGTGGAGGTACTATTTGGCCTTGTAAGATTGGCACTGGGTTTGAATACAGGAG AATGGAAGGATAATGCTTACCTTAGAGGAATAATTGAAGAACAGATGAAAGTGGAGAAGACCAGACTTGATCTGATGATTCCAG AGACAGCTGCTGGGATTGGATTAAGGGAATACACATGCATTCAAATATGGCGGGAGGCTTTATCGAAGAAGAAGCAGCAACCAGCAGACGACAATCCAATGCAAAag ATCATCGGTTTTGGAAAGAGCATTGAAAAAAGAATCTCAAAAGGTCTACGAGCATCTAAAAGAAACAGAGCCGCAGCAAGTACCACCAGTAGTTCAGATATAGAAACTAAACTCTGA